ATATTGAGCGAGGGAATCGCCCGTCTCAGGCTGAATTTCGGTGTAAGAAATGTGGGTACGAGTGCCATGCGGATCACAACGCTGCGGTGAATATTCGTGAGGATTTTCTAAAACTCAGGGCATCAGTCAATGTGCCTATTGTGGTCTGCCCAGAATTGGGAATTTGAATTACAAGCCCCATCCCCTTGTGGGTGGGGTTGTTGACGAGCTAACCCAAAACTGACTTATGACTAGTTACCAATTTCCAGAGGGTTTTTTGTGGGGTGCGGCAACGGCATCCTATCAAATTGAAGGGGCGGCACAGGTTGGGGGGCGCAAATCAAGTGTTTGGGATACCTTCAGCGCTACCCCCGGACGGGTTCTTCATGGTGATACGGGTGCTGTGGCTTGCGATCACTATTCTCGCTATGAAGAGGATGTGCAGTTGATGGCACGGCTGGGTATTAAGCATTATCGCTTTAGTATTGCTTGGCCTCGGATTATTCCCGATGGGCGGGGGGCTGTTAATGAAGAGGGGGTAGATTTCTATAAGCGCCTGGTGGACTGCTTATTGGCTCATGGAATTACCCCCCATGCGACTCTCTTTCACTGGGACTCTCCCCAAGCGTTGGAAGATTTATATGGTTCCTGGCAGAGTCGGGAGATGGCGTTTGACTATGCGGACTATGTGACGGCGGTGGTGAGTCGGTTGGGCGATCGCATCCAGCACTGGATGACCATCAACGAAATCATGTGCTTTACTCACTTGGGTTATGCTGTGGACAAGGAACCCCCTCATGCTCCCGGAACACAGGTTAATTCGCTCAAACAGGTGTGGCAAACGTCTCACCACGCCTTACTGGCTCATGGTTTAGGGTGTAAAGCGATTCGCGCCGTCTCACCGGTGCCTTGTTCGGTGGCGCTGGTTGATAATATTTCTGTAACCGTTCCCATCAACGAGTCACCCCGTCATATTGAAGCGGCAAAACAGGCATTCCATACCTGTGGACAAAATGGCGGCATCATTTTTCCCGCCCTCACTGGCGCTTATAGTCCGGCTTTAATCGAACAGTTGGGAAGCCATGCGCCGGATATCCGCGAGGGGGATTTGGAAACCATTCATCAGCCCTTAGATAGCTTAGGTCTAAATATCTACACGGGCACTTATGTCCGGGCGGCTGACAACGAAGTGGGTTACGAGTTCCTCGACTTACCTCAGGGCTATCCCCGAATGCACATGCCTTGGCTGAATATCCTGCCAGAGTCGATTTATTGGGGCATTCGTCATATTCGCGAGACACTGGGGCGTGAGGATTTACCCATCTTGATTACTGAAAGCGGCTGTGCTTCACAAGATGAGTTAAATGTCAAGGGAGAAGTGATTGATACGGATCGAATTATGTATCTGCGGCAGCACTTAAAGGCAGCGCATCGAGCGGTGAGTGAGGGGTATCCGCTTAAGGGTTACTTTGTTTGGAGTTTGCTGGATAACTTTGAGTGGGCGTGGGGGTACGATCGCCGCTTTGGGATTACTTATATTGATTACGAAACCCAACAACGGATTCCCAAGGCGAGTTTTGATTGGTATCGGGAGTGTATTCGTAGCGATCGGGTGGTTTGATTCTTAATTTTCTAGTAAGGAGATGAATAGGTGGCACTGGTGGCAGATGAAGATGTTCATTTGCGATCGGGTTGCTTATAAAAAAAATTTAATTATGATTTTTTAAAAAATTATGTCTTACAGCGATTTCATTTCATTCGATCAACTCATTCCTTTGGGAATTAGTCAGATCATAACGGTTGAGAAATTGGTTGATTTTGAGCCAATTGCTCCCAGCGCCTTTTTAACTGAAGCCTTAAAACGATTTGTACCGCTTGCTACTGCCATCAATACTGAAAAAGCTCGTTCTGAATATTTAATTGCACCCATTTTAAGCGAAATTCTCACCCTTAATCCTCAGGCTTCATTATTTTCGGGTAAAAGTTTTACGGCTGACCCCAGTATGGGTTTGAATGGGTTTGTTGATTTTTTACTTACGGCTAACCCTGATAAACTAACAATTAAAGCTCCTATTGTTACGGTGATTGAAGCAAAAAACGAAAATATTAATGATGGTTTGGCTCAATGTATTGCCACTATGTATGCAGCTTTTTTAGTCAACCGACGCGACCCTAAAATTGGTGCTAAAACGGTTTACGGAACGGTTACTACAGGCCAAGTTTGGCGTTTTCTGGCACTGAAACCCAATCTGGAAGTTTCGATCGATCTCAAAGATCGGTATCTTACTCCGATCGATGAACTTCTCGGTCTATTAAATGCTTTTGTAACAGCTTAAAGTGCGATTGCATCTTGTTCGCTAGCAGGTAGAGTTTTCAAGCGGGCAATTGCTTGTTAGCCCAACAAGAAGATACAGTTACTTTGAGCCAGACTTTAAAGGAAATATCTCATCCTCCCACAGAATTATTAAAAGCCATACAATCCTTAAAAAGACGTTGTTTATTAGAAGATAGGCCAAACTTTGTTGGCGCGACGCATGGGGAAAGTTATCGATCTGTTTTACTGAAAATTAATCCAATTTTCAGAAATTATCTCCTTTCTCTCCCCTTGTTACCAACTTGAATCTGAAAGTGCTTTTCGTCTCGTGCATTCTGGAAACGTTGACTATCCTTTTGCATCAGTCACTGCACGAACAGCATTTTTTCATCGATTACTCCATCACCCAATTACTTGGCTCACCCGGGTAGAATTTATCCTCCAAAATCTGCTCCAATGTATAGGGGCAATCATCAGGAAACGTGCGATCGGGTAGATCGGTTTCTCCCGCAGCCAAGGCAACCGCTTTACGATACGCTTTCTGGAGTCCTTCTAGAAGATAAGGCTGGAGGCTGGGATTTTCTTCCAATAACTCCAAGGTATCCATGCGCTGAACGCGAATAGTATTCAGCCAACTGCGGCTGCGTTTAGTCGGTTGGTATTCCCACTTGAGCAGATGTCCCATCAAAATGCTGAGGCGATTTCGCAGTTCTGCCCGTTGCTGTTTGCCCAACGATTCAATTTCCTCAATCAGATTTGGCAGGTCAAGTTTACTCCAGTGATGATTCCGCAGGAGTTCAGCCTGTCCCTGTGTCCAGGCATAGAAGTCAGTTTCATAGAGCGTGCTGACCGTTGATTCCGACTGAGATAAGTTTGGGTCGAACTGAACCATAGGCACTATCAATCAGTGACTCACATTCTAGAGCCTATCTGCTTTCCTTGAAGTAGAAACGAAAAACTCAACCCATCTCTTCATTTGCTTCAAGATGCCGCTCAAAGCTATAGATTTTTTGAGTGGTCAAATTATCACAAATAGCAGAAGGTGGCTGGGTGAGTGAGAATGTCTGTCGGTCTAGCTGAACTTGCAAGCCAATCATCGGATCGACACCCGAAGATACCAAAAATTCCAGTCGTTCCACTTGATGCCATCCACTTAACTCATCCAGAATTTTTGCGATCGCTTGTATGTAGGGATGATTGGAGTCTTTGTACCAATCGGGTGCCGCGAGGCTGGATTGATCAAAGCCGATGTTGACAATTAAGGAGGGTGTGCCGAATAAGGCGATCGCAACGGGTCGTGCCTCCTCCTGTAATAATAAGTCCTGGCTATGCACCAAATACCGTAGTTTCTCTAAGCGTTCGTAGCGCTTTTTCACCGATTGGGGGGCATCCTGCCATTGAACGGCAACCGTAACCAAATAGGTCTGCAACAGCATATGACCCAGTTTTTGAGCCTTGGTTGCCAGATAGGTGGAGTTATAGTCGTTCGCTTCAATCAGCAGTGGCACCCGGTCTACCACCTCAATCCCATAACCTCTCAATCCAGCAATCTTACGGGGATTGTTGGTAATCAAGCGAATTTTTTTCACCCCTAGGTCATTAAGCATTTGTGCGCCCATGCCATAATCCCTTAGGTCGGCGGGGAATCCTAGGCGTTCGTTGGCTTCAACCGTATCCAGCCCCAAGTCTTGTAAGGAATATGCCTTTAATTTATTAACCAGGCCAATCCCTCGCCCTTCTTGGCGCAAATACACGACCACACCCTGTCCGGAGTTCTCAATCATTTTCAGCGCGGCTTCTAGCTGCATCCGGCAGTCACAGCGTAATGAACCCAATCCATCACCGGTTAAGCATTCCGAGTGCATCCGTACCATGACCGGATTATCTTGAAACTCGGCCGGGTTGCCTTTAACAATTGCCACATGTTCGGAACTGTCTAGGGTATTGCGGTAGGCATAAATCTGGAAATTGCCAAAAAT
Above is a window of Microcoleus sp. AS-A8 DNA encoding:
- a CDS encoding DUF29 domain-containing protein, whose product is MVQFDPNLSQSESTVSTLYETDFYAWTQGQAELLRNHHWSKLDLPNLIEEIESLGKQQRAELRNRLSILMGHLLKWEYQPTKRSRSWLNTIRVQRMDTLELLEENPSLQPYLLEGLQKAYRKAVALAAGETDLPDRTFPDDCPYTLEQILEDKFYPGEPSNWVME
- the ribBA gene encoding bifunctional 3,4-dihydroxy-2-butanone-4-phosphate synthase/GTP cyclohydrolase II is translated as MESPETDLFKFDSIDDALADLKAGRAVVVVDDENRENEGDLICAAQFATPDMINFMAVEARGLICLALTGDRLDALDLPLMVSKNTDSNQTAFTVSIDASPHLGVTTGISAEDRARTIQVAINPSTNAEDLRRPGHIFPIRAREGGVLKRAGHTEAAVDLPRLAGLYPAGVICEIQNPNGSMARLRELIDYAAQHQLKIISIADLISYRLKYDRFVHRETIARLPSIFGNFQIYAYRNTLDSSEHVAIVKGNPAEFQDNPVMVRMHSECLTGDGLGSLRCDCRMQLEAALKMIENSGQGVVVYLRQEGRGIGLVNKLKAYSLQDLGLDTVEANERLGFPADLRDYGMGAQMLNDLGVKKIRLITNNPRKIAGLRGYGIEVVDRVPLLIEANDYNSTYLATKAQKLGHMLLQTYLVTVAVQWQDAPQSVKKRYERLEKLRYLVHSQDLLLQEEARPVAIALFGTPSLIVNIGFDQSSLAAPDWYKDSNHPYIQAIAKILDELSGWHQVERLEFLVSSGVDPMIGLQVQLDRQTFSLTQPPSAICDNLTTQKIYSFERHLEANEEMG
- a CDS encoding GH1 family beta-glucosidase, whose translation is MTSYQFPEGFLWGAATASYQIEGAAQVGGRKSSVWDTFSATPGRVLHGDTGAVACDHYSRYEEDVQLMARLGIKHYRFSIAWPRIIPDGRGAVNEEGVDFYKRLVDCLLAHGITPHATLFHWDSPQALEDLYGSWQSREMAFDYADYVTAVVSRLGDRIQHWMTINEIMCFTHLGYAVDKEPPHAPGTQVNSLKQVWQTSHHALLAHGLGCKAIRAVSPVPCSVALVDNISVTVPINESPRHIEAAKQAFHTCGQNGGIIFPALTGAYSPALIEQLGSHAPDIREGDLETIHQPLDSLGLNIYTGTYVRAADNEVGYEFLDLPQGYPRMHMPWLNILPESIYWGIRHIRETLGREDLPILITESGCASQDELNVKGEVIDTDRIMYLRQHLKAAHRAVSEGYPLKGYFVWSLLDNFEWAWGYDRRFGITYIDYETQQRIPKASFDWYRECIRSDRVV